From the Aquitalea magnusonii genome, one window contains:
- a CDS encoding multifunctional CCA addition/repair protein, translated as MQIYLVGGAVRDRLLGLPVKDRDWVVVGASVEAMLKQGYKPVGKDFPVFLHPRSHEEYALARTERKTGKGYHGFAFHADESVTLEQDLARRDLTINAIAEDEQGRVIDPYHGQQDLRAGILRHVSPAFAEDPVRILRLARFAARFGFSVAPQTMQLMQNMVAAGEVDALVAERVWQEMAKALMEDNPSRFFLVLRECGALQRILPEIDALFGVPQRADYHPEIDTGDHVMRVIDMAASMQQPLAVRFAALTHDLGKALTPADVLPRHIGHEHHGEKPLLALCERLRVPAECRDLARITVLNHTKIHGTAQMKPATILRLFKDCDALRRPDRFRQMLCAVLTDARGRLHFEDCAYPQVEWMEEMLRAALEVDAGAIARNCDDPRQIPAQVEAARVAAITRARQALPSSAA; from the coding sequence ATGCAAATCTACCTGGTTGGTGGTGCGGTGCGTGACCGCTTGCTGGGCCTGCCGGTCAAGGACAGGGACTGGGTGGTGGTGGGTGCCAGCGTGGAAGCCATGCTCAAGCAGGGCTACAAACCGGTGGGCAAGGATTTCCCGGTATTCCTGCACCCGCGCAGTCACGAAGAATACGCACTGGCACGCACCGAGCGCAAAACCGGCAAGGGTTATCACGGCTTTGCCTTTCATGCCGATGAAAGCGTCACGCTGGAGCAAGATCTGGCGCGGCGCGACCTCACCATCAATGCCATTGCCGAGGATGAACAGGGTCGGGTGATTGACCCTTATCACGGCCAGCAAGACCTGCGCGCCGGCATACTGCGCCATGTCAGCCCGGCTTTTGCCGAAGACCCGGTGCGCATCCTGCGCCTGGCGCGCTTCGCCGCCCGCTTCGGCTTCAGCGTTGCGCCGCAAACCATGCAATTGATGCAGAACATGGTGGCTGCCGGCGAGGTGGACGCCCTGGTAGCCGAGCGGGTGTGGCAGGAAATGGCCAAGGCACTGATGGAGGACAATCCATCGCGCTTCTTTCTGGTATTGCGTGAGTGTGGTGCCTTGCAACGCATCCTGCCGGAAATCGATGCCTTGTTCGGCGTGCCGCAACGGGCGGATTACCACCCGGAAATCGACACCGGCGATCATGTGATGCGCGTCATCGACATGGCAGCCAGCATGCAGCAGCCATTGGCGGTACGGTTTGCCGCCCTGACCCACGACCTGGGCAAGGCGCTGACACCTGCCGATGTGCTGCCGCGCCATATCGGCCATGAACACCACGGTGAAAAACCCTTGCTGGCATTGTGCGAACGGCTGCGCGTGCCGGCGGAATGCCGTGATCTGGCGCGCATCACCGTGCTCAACCACACCAAGATTCACGGCACCGCCCAGATGAAGCCGGCCACCATCTTGCGCTTGTTCAAAGACTGCGACGCGCTGCGCCGCCCGGATCGCTTCCGCCAGATGCTGTGCGCCGTACTGACCGACGCCCGTGGCCGCCTGCATTTTGAAGACTGCGCCTATCCGCAAGTGGAGTGGATGGAAGAGATGCTGCGCGCCGCGTTGGAGGTGGACGCCGGAGCCATTGCCCGCAATTGTGACGACCCGCGCCAGATACCCGCCCAGGTAGAAGCCGCCCGCGTTGCCGCCATCACCCGCGCCCGGCAAGCCTTGCCATCCTCCGCGGCATAA
- a CDS encoding lytic transglycosylase domain-containing protein, with protein sequence MTRPFSTLQTLTLICTLASSWHAMANSNDELIAARDAYRSNNLSKLSAIVSDMPDNYPLKDYPAYWLTLKALDKDNDRQIVGFLNSVREGWMPEKIRNEWLKKLGKREDWGSFTAEWKKLPAEARDEESICYGQLLDVRQGRKPDDLNRFLDMRAAPDGCNQLITAAAAQGMLSQDWLWRRERLLLAGNFVSQARQLADATNLPLDNASLNNPASASPTTPGGQEAIVYGIVSKARSDISGAAARLSAIEASLSKDRSAFAWGQLALLSARKQIMGQALQWYAKADPQQLTSEQWEWWARAALRGEQWAALEQITRNMPMAVANKPAWQYWRARSLKQLGRGSEAPALFAKASSGHHYYALLSLEELGNTLSTPASKTVPSNADIAAMRANPAIQRALALLDISNSEGRAELRSDAQREWRWAMRGRNDMELLAAAEIGRREAFYDMAIYSAERTKEDHDYSLRYLTPYRDVTQRYARQLNVDDAWVYGLIRQESRFITAARSGVGASGLMQLMPATAKWVAKKMGLGNYSVTDIETNVQLGTWYLRYVRDSLSGNEVMATAAYNAGPARARAWQDSRPLDGTIYAETIPFSETRDYVQKVMANAAYYASTFGHDNISLKTRMGTIPAR encoded by the coding sequence ATGACCCGCCCGTTCAGCACACTGCAAACCCTGACACTGATCTGCACCTTGGCAAGCTCGTGGCATGCCATGGCCAACAGCAATGATGAATTGATCGCCGCCCGCGATGCTTACCGCAGTAACAATCTGAGCAAGCTCAGCGCCATCGTCAGCGATATGCCGGACAATTATCCGCTCAAGGACTATCCAGCTTATTGGCTGACCCTGAAGGCGCTGGACAAAGACAATGACAGGCAGATCGTCGGTTTTCTCAACAGTGTGCGCGAAGGCTGGATGCCGGAGAAAATTCGTAACGAATGGCTGAAAAAACTGGGCAAACGCGAAGACTGGGGCAGCTTTACCGCCGAATGGAAGAAACTGCCTGCAGAAGCGCGGGATGAGGAATCCATCTGCTACGGGCAGTTGCTGGATGTCCGCCAGGGCCGCAAACCAGACGATCTCAACCGTTTTTTGGACATGCGTGCCGCTCCGGATGGCTGTAACCAGCTGATCACGGCAGCCGCAGCCCAGGGCATGCTGTCGCAGGACTGGCTGTGGCGCCGGGAACGTCTGCTGCTGGCAGGCAATTTCGTCTCGCAAGCACGCCAACTGGCCGATGCCACCAATCTGCCGCTGGACAATGCCAGCCTGAATAATCCGGCCAGCGCCAGCCCGACCACGCCGGGCGGCCAGGAAGCCATCGTCTACGGCATTGTCAGCAAGGCCAGAAGTGACATCAGCGGTGCCGCCGCCCGCCTGAGCGCAATTGAAGCGTCCTTGAGCAAGGACCGCAGCGCGTTTGCCTGGGGCCAGCTCGCGCTGTTATCGGCACGCAAACAAATCATGGGACAGGCACTGCAATGGTATGCCAAGGCGGATCCCCAGCAACTGACCAGCGAACAATGGGAGTGGTGGGCACGTGCCGCGCTGCGCGGCGAGCAATGGGCCGCTCTGGAACAGATCACCCGCAATATGCCGATGGCGGTGGCCAACAAACCGGCATGGCAATATTGGCGCGCCCGCAGCCTGAAGCAACTGGGCCGCGGCAGTGAGGCCCCTGCCCTGTTTGCCAAAGCCAGCAGCGGGCACCACTACTACGCGCTGCTATCGCTGGAGGAGCTGGGCAACACCCTGTCCACGCCGGCCAGCAAAACCGTCCCCAGCAATGCCGATATTGCCGCCATGCGCGCCAATCCGGCCATCCAGCGCGCGCTTGCCTTGCTGGACATCAGCAATAGCGAGGGCCGGGCCGAACTGCGCAGTGATGCACAGCGGGAATGGCGCTGGGCCATGCGCGGTCGCAATGATATGGAGCTGCTGGCTGCCGCCGAAATCGGTCGCCGTGAGGCCTTTTACGACATGGCCATTTACAGCGCCGAACGCACCAAGGAAGACCACGACTATTCCCTGCGCTACCTGACGCCTTACCGGGATGTCACCCAGCGCTACGCCCGCCAGTTGAATGTGGATGATGCCTGGGTCTACGGCTTGATCCGCCAGGAAAGCCGCTTCATTACCGCGGCCCGATCCGGCGTGGGGGCATCCGGCCTGATGCAGCTGATGCCAGCCACCGCCAAGTGGGTGGCCAAAAAGATGGGGCTGGGCAATTATTCGGTCACCGATATTGAAACCAATGTCCAGCTCGGGACGTGGTATCTGCGTTATGTGCGCGACAGCCTGTCCGGCAACGAGGTAATGGCCACCGCAGCGTATAATGCCGGCCCGGCACGCGCCCGCGCCTGGCAGGATAGCCGCCCGCTGGATGGCACCATTTATGCCGAAACCATTCCATTTAGCGAAACGCGCGACTATGTTCAAAAGGTGATGGCCAATGCGGCCTACTATGCCAGTACCTTTGGTCACGACAATATTTCGCTGAAAACCCGTATGGGCACCATTCCGGCCCGTTAG
- a CDS encoding lysozyme inhibitor LprI family protein, with protein sequence MKTCLSLILLALSTSALANSACDKPKNDFDGLYCLNKVYSQADKDLNESYGELAKMLDANGRKQLKSSQLEWIRQRNADCSYSDSRGFFVNLDCATRTTIDRLQFINDRKRECKSAGCMNSKLQ encoded by the coding sequence ATGAAAACCTGCCTCAGCCTGATTCTGCTGGCATTGAGCACCAGCGCACTGGCCAACTCGGCTTGTGACAAACCCAAGAACGATTTTGACGGCCTGTACTGTCTGAACAAGGTGTACAGCCAGGCAGACAAAGACCTGAACGAGAGCTATGGCGAATTGGCCAAAATGCTGGATGCCAACGGCAGGAAGCAACTGAAAAGCAGCCAGTTGGAGTGGATTCGCCAGCGCAATGCCGACTGCAGCTACAGCGATTCGCGTGGCTTCTTTGTCAATCTGGATTGCGCCACCCGCACCACCATCGACCGTCTGCAATTCATCAATGATCGCAAGCGCGAGTGCAAGAGTGCAGGCTGCATGAACAGCAAGCTGCAATAA
- a CDS encoding complex I NDUFA9 subunit family protein encodes MHEQRICLIGGSGFIGSYIAERLAEQEAELTIATRNRDRHKAALIVLPKTEVVSTNVHHPLALQQLLAGHDAVISMVGILHGSRKDFERAHVELLDKIIDSCHKQGIRRIVHISALGANPHGPSDYQQTKGIAEQHLRDSALDWTILRPSVVFGRGDSFLTLFAGLLDKLPFLPLAGAHTRFAPIWADDLARAVLACLSKPESIGQSLDLTGPRSYSLAELVTYVGRLRGTQRPLIALPQNLAMLQAGLMELLPGPTLMSRDNVRSLAIDNISPHPFPSDLLGFSPTPLEVVAPQYLGQDEFNLVLSAYRREAAR; translated from the coding sequence ATGCATGAGCAGCGCATTTGTCTTATTGGTGGCAGTGGCTTCATCGGCAGTTATATTGCAGAACGCCTGGCAGAACAGGAAGCCGAACTCACCATTGCCACGCGCAATCGCGACCGTCACAAGGCAGCACTCATCGTACTGCCCAAAACCGAAGTGGTTTCCACCAATGTTCACCACCCGCTGGCCCTGCAGCAATTGCTGGCCGGCCACGATGCCGTGATCAGCATGGTCGGCATCCTGCACGGTTCGCGCAAGGACTTTGAGCGGGCGCATGTGGAACTGCTGGACAAGATCATCGACAGTTGCCACAAGCAGGGCATCCGCCGCATCGTACACATCAGCGCGCTGGGGGCGAACCCGCACGGCCCCAGCGACTACCAGCAGACCAAGGGCATTGCCGAACAGCATTTGCGCGACAGCGCACTGGACTGGACCATCCTGCGTCCTTCGGTTGTCTTCGGACGCGGCGACAGCTTCCTTACCCTGTTTGCCGGCCTGCTCGACAAGCTACCCTTCCTGCCCTTGGCCGGAGCCCACACCCGCTTTGCCCCGATCTGGGCAGATGACCTGGCGCGGGCGGTGCTTGCCTGCCTGAGCAAGCCGGAGAGCATAGGCCAAAGCCTGGATCTGACTGGCCCCCGCAGCTATAGCCTGGCCGAACTGGTGACCTATGTTGGCCGACTGCGCGGTACGCAGCGTCCGCTAATCGCCCTGCCGCAAAACCTGGCCATGCTGCAAGCCGGCCTGATGGAGCTGCTGCCCGGCCCCACCCTGATGAGCCGTGACAATGTCCGTTCGCTCGCCATCGACAATATCAGCCCCCATCCCTTCCCCAGCGACTTGCTGGGCTTCAGCCCCACGCCACTGGAAGTAGTGGCACCGCAGTATCTGGGGCAGGACGAATTCAATCTGGTTTTGTCGGCTTATCGCCGGGAAGCAGCACGCTGA
- a CDS encoding phosphoglycolate phosphatase — protein sequence MNLKHIKAVAFDLDGTLVDSIPDLAAAANAMREHLGLPALTDLRIQEHVGDGIASLVHRAITDERHGQADAAIWEQGFNFFVRYYHAHLTDNTRVYPGVRDGLGLLRALQLPVVVITNKSEYLAVPLLEQLDLRDAFSLVIGGDTLAEKKPSALPLQHVCDVLDIQTSELAMVGDSENDILSARAAGSTAIAVNYGYADATQLQADLVIGNLAELYDLMKK from the coding sequence ATGAATCTGAAACACATCAAAGCCGTCGCCTTCGATCTGGATGGCACCCTGGTTGATTCCATTCCCGACCTGGCCGCTGCGGCCAACGCCATGCGTGAGCATCTGGGCCTGCCCGCCCTCACCGACTTGCGCATTCAGGAGCATGTCGGTGACGGCATTGCCAGCCTGGTCCACCGCGCCATCACCGACGAACGCCACGGCCAGGCCGACGCTGCCATCTGGGAGCAAGGCTTCAACTTCTTCGTGCGTTACTATCACGCCCACCTGACTGACAACACCAGGGTTTATCCCGGTGTGCGCGATGGCCTGGGCCTGCTGCGGGCCTTGCAACTGCCGGTGGTGGTGATCACCAACAAATCGGAATACCTGGCCGTTCCGCTGCTGGAGCAGCTGGATCTGCGCGATGCCTTCAGCCTGGTAATCGGCGGCGACACCCTGGCCGAGAAAAAACCTTCCGCCCTGCCCTTGCAGCATGTTTGCGATGTACTGGACATCCAGACCAGCGAACTGGCCATGGTTGGCGACTCCGAAAACGACATCCTGTCGGCCCGTGCTGCCGGGTCCACCGCCATTGCGGTGAATTACGGCTATGCCGATGCCACGCAGTTGCAAGCCGACCTCGTCATCGGCAACCTTGCCGAACTGTACGATTTGATGAAAAAATAA
- the trpE gene encoding anthranilate synthase component I, translating to MTQDEFNRLATAGYNRIPVTLELFADLDTPLSVYLKLANQPYSYLLESVVGGERFGRYSFIGLPATTRLRVNARKVQVEYGDKVIEQHEGDPLAFIESFQQRFTAPPVEGLPRFTGGLVGYFGYDTIRYVEKRLAATQKPDPIGTPDILLMVSEELAVVDNLSGKLYLIVYADPAVPNALAKAESRLGQLRARLREPMEIPLSLPSQISKAISEYGQEEFKQAVEQCKRYIVDGDIMQVVLAQRMQMPYSDSPLSLYRALRSLNPSPYMFFYHFDDFHIVGSSPEILVRREQETVTVRPIAGTRVRGKNREEDEALAEELLSDPKEIAEHVMLMDLGRNDVGRVANTGSVNITDNMVIERYSHVMHIVSSVEGRVKGDVSNIDILKATFPAGTLSGAPKVRAMEIIDEFEPTKRGVYGGAVGYLGFNGDMDLAIAIRTAVIKNDTLYVQSGAGIVADSVPESEWQETQNKARAVIRAAELAQAGLDA from the coding sequence ATGACGCAAGACGAATTCAACCGGCTGGCCACCGCCGGCTATAACCGCATTCCAGTCACGCTGGAATTGTTTGCCGACCTGGACACCCCGCTGTCCGTGTATCTCAAGCTGGCCAATCAGCCCTACTCCTATCTGCTGGAGTCGGTAGTGGGTGGAGAGCGTTTCGGTCGCTACTCCTTCATCGGCCTGCCCGCCACCACGCGGCTGCGTGTCAATGCGCGCAAGGTACAGGTGGAGTATGGCGACAAGGTGATTGAGCAACACGAAGGCGACCCGCTGGCCTTTATCGAAAGCTTCCAGCAGCGCTTTACCGCCCCGCCGGTAGAAGGCCTGCCGCGCTTTACCGGCGGCCTGGTGGGCTACTTTGGCTACGACACCATCCGCTATGTGGAAAAGCGCCTGGCCGCCACGCAAAAGCCCGACCCTATCGGCACACCCGACATCCTGCTGATGGTGTCCGAAGAACTGGCGGTAGTGGACAACCTGTCCGGCAAACTCTACCTGATTGTGTACGCCGATCCGGCGGTACCGAACGCACTGGCCAAGGCAGAAAGCCGGCTCGGGCAATTGCGCGCACGCCTGCGCGAACCGATGGAAATTCCACTGTCGCTGCCCTCGCAAATCAGCAAAGCCATCTCTGAATATGGCCAGGAAGAATTCAAACAGGCGGTCGAACAGTGCAAGCGCTACATCGTCGATGGCGACATCATGCAAGTGGTACTGGCGCAGCGCATGCAAATGCCCTATAGCGACTCGCCGCTGTCGCTATACCGCGCGCTGCGCAGCCTGAACCCCTCACCCTATATGTTCTTCTACCATTTCGACGACTTCCACATCGTAGGCTCGTCACCGGAAATCCTGGTGCGCCGCGAGCAGGAAACCGTTACCGTTCGCCCCATTGCCGGCACCCGCGTCCGCGGCAAGAACCGTGAGGAAGACGAAGCACTGGCCGAAGAGTTGCTCTCCGACCCCAAGGAAATTGCCGAACACGTGATGCTGATGGACCTTGGCCGCAACGATGTCGGCCGCGTGGCCAACACCGGCAGTGTCAACATTACCGACAATATGGTGATCGAACGCTATTCCCACGTGATGCACATCGTTTCCAGCGTGGAAGGTCGCGTCAAAGGCGATGTGTCCAATATCGACATCCTCAAGGCCACCTTCCCTGCCGGCACCCTGTCCGGTGCCCCCAAGGTACGTGCCATGGAAATCATCGACGAATTCGAACCGACCAAGCGCGGCGTTTACGGCGGTGCCGTCGGCTACCTGGGCTTTAACGGAGACATGGACCTGGCCATCGCCATCCGCACCGCAGTCATCAAGAACGACACGCTCTACGTGCAATCCGGTGCCGGCATCGTGGCCGACTCGGTGCCGGAATCCGAATGGCAGGAAACGCAGAACAAGGCACGTGCCGTCATCCGCGCAGCAGAGCTGGCGCAAGCCGGACTTGATGCCTAA